The sequence TGACTTCTAATCAGCAGGTTGAGGGTTCGAGTCCTTCAGGGGTCGCCATGGAAAGCCTGCATCATGCCCGGGCCGACATAAGCCAGCCGGCCAAGCCGCACTGAGCCGGCGCGCTCAGCCGTGGCAGGGGTCACGTGTCGGATCGGGGGTGACCCGATCTGAGATCCTTCGCCAATTGCCGGGCGGCCCGGACGGTCAAGGCCATGATCGTCAGGGTCGTGCCGCTTACACCGCCCGTCGGAAATGCGGCTGCGTCCGTCACAAGAATATTTGGCGCATCGCGGAGACGGCACCAAGGGTCGAGGACCGAGGACCGGGGGTCGGCGCCCATCCTCGCGCCGCCGCTTTCGTGGACGGCGCTCCCCATGGACATGCTGCGTGGGAAAAGCACCCGAAACGCCTGGCGGAGGACGAAGCCCGAGTCGGGAAATGCGCCCTTGCCCATCTCGGTCAGGCCTAGCGGCGAACCGATGAAGTCCAACTCGCCCTCTGCATCTGCGACCATCTCCTCAAGCCCGCCTTGCATAGCGCGTAGCGTGCCCTCGTCTTTGGATGAGATTGCGCAGCGAATCCGAGGAATCGGGATGGACAAGGCATCGCGCCGGGTCGGGTCCAGCGTGACCCGGTTGTCGCGATCTGGGGTCATCTGACCATAGCCCATGAAGGTGAACTTCGACGGGGCGTCTTTCGGTACAGGCGTGCGGGCGATCTTGCCTTGGAACATGTAGCTGCGGTGGCGCCCACCCGCCGCTTTCGGAAGCAGGCGCGGAATGAAGATACCGGCCGGGTCCCCCGAAGCGGTCGCATTCTCGGCGTATCCTCGAAAACGCGGCAGGGTACCAGACGCGATGCAGTGCAACTGATCCGCGAAATATCGTCCAAGGACCCCCGAACTGTTGCCGAGACCGCCGCCTTCCGGTGGACCCGAATTCAGCAACAGGCGAACGCTTTCGATGGCGGACGCCGACAGGACAACTGCCGCAGCGCGAAAGACATGTTCTTGTTTGGTGACCGTGTCGATGCAGGCAACGCCGGTGGCCTGTCCGCTGTCGGGATCGACCAGCACCTCTCGCGCGGTCATGTTGTAGCGGATATCGAGCCGTCCTGTCGCCAGCGCCGCTGCCAAGGGTTTGGGCACGGGACCATCTTCGGCCATCGCATAGCGCCGCGGCACGACACGCCGTGCCGGATCACGGCTCTCGACGGCCTGTTTGAAGAATGCCTCGGCTTCGGTCATTCGGGACGGATGGGAGCAGACAGAGTCAGGCAGCGTCTCGACGTGATCGGTTTGACCACAAATCTTTAGAAACGCTTCGACCTCGGCATAGTACGGTGCAAGATCGTCATGGCAAATGGGCCAATCAACGCCTGTACCTGTACGGCTGAACATTCGGAAATCGTCATCGGACCACCGCGACAGGACGCGTCCGTAAGTGTGCAGCCTACCGCCGGCCTGCCGCCCGCGGAACCAAAGGTAGGGGGCATCCCGCGGTGTTTTGTAAGGGTGCCGACGATCGTTGACGTAAAAGGCCGCGGCCCGGTCGTTGAACACTCCGGCGCGGGCCTGAATATGCTGACCCTGCAAGGTGGCTCGCACCCGCGCGCGCAGGTTCAATGAGCTGCTGTCGGCACCCTTTGTGTCATCGCTGCCGGTATCCCCTGCGACAATCTCTCGGCCGGCCTCGATTATCTGAACTCTCAGACCTTGTCGGGTCAGTTCCAGTGCTGCGAAGCACCCCGCCGCGCCCGATCCGACCACCAGAACGTCCGCGTCTTGGGCCGACCTCAAAACGAACGACTCGCAGCAAATTCATCGTCGACACACCCTGACAGTAAGCTGGCAACAGGTCGGTTTACCGACTGCGTGGCCCAAGCCGTGACGTTCGAAAGACGTGTTCGGACCCTTATCGAGATGCTAGGTGGGTTGAGTCCGGGCACAGGCTGCACTCCGTTCAGGTTCGATGCCATGTTTCTCGATGCGATCGGCAGCGTACAGCCCCGGATAGCATCGTCCTATCCCCCGTTGGCTAGCGTGGCGTGATTTTCTGCCACGGTCATTTCACATTCTGGCTATCGCGGCGACTGACACCCATGTGGGTTTCTGCACGTCTTCGACCAAAAACGGCCACTCGTTCCAGCCGTTTTTTCTACCATCGTGAAATCTGCGTGGATTTGGGTCGGGCGCGCATGCGTATGGCATAGGGTCCAGGCAGCATGGAAAATTTTTAGCAATACTACCCTTTTGCGACGCTTTCGCCTCGTAGCAAGGGGCGCTGGCGTGCATGTCGCTGCCCAGTCCTCACCACCGTCGTGGCCGGCAATCTAGCTGGCGTCACCCTGCTGACCGAGGTCTTTCAACAGCCATTCGGCCCGTTCCTCCTGGACGCGAGCGACATCGAGTTTTCTTTCCAGTCGCGCCCGCTTTTCCGCGGAATGGGCGCGCGCAATCTCGGTTTCCAGCGCGGCTGATTTTCTGCGGAGCTTTTCGAGCACCTCCCTGACATGGTCGGGCTTTATCTTGCTCGCCTTGCCCGTTTCCAGGCGCGCCGTGTAATCGGCCACTTTCTTGGCGAGCTTCTTCAGACCCATCGTTCGCCCTCCGGCGTTGTCGCTGGCACAGTCTATCCCTCCGTCGTGACAGTCACGTGACGGGCCTTTGGCTCTGCCGCGTCGTCGGGGGTTTCCACATCGGCTCTGGGGTCGCCCAGTTCGTCATCCTCCAGCGAGATCAACTGTTCGACCTCGGCGATCGCGGCGTCGCGCCCGACATAGTACGTGCGGGCCGCCTCGATCAGGTCGCGCATGGCACTTTGCGCATAGCCGGCATCGTTCAGAAAGGACGTCGCGGCAGTGGGGCTGAGAACGCCACGGCGCATCAGCGCGTCGACCTGTTTGGCGGTGGTTCTGGCCGCGTCCTCGACCTGCACACGCTCCTGATCGAGCCACAGGGCGCTGCGGTCCTTTGGGGCGGCAAGTTCCAGCTTGCGGATCTCGACCGCGATCCGCGCGATTTCGGTGCGCAACCCGTCATACAGCTCGGTGACCGCGCCCTGAGGCCGCGTGGTGTAACGAAGAACGTTCTTGCGCAGGTGTTTCGTCGATTTCACCGCCCGGACGATATCGCGCGCCACATCCCGCAAGGCGTAAATCCGGTTGGCGGCCTCGGGCGCAAGCCGCTTGTCGCCCGCCCGAGAGGCGAATTCGACGATGGCCGCATAAAGCGTCTTGATGCGACGTTCATAGGCCTCGTCGAGATCGAGGTCGATGGCCTGACGGCTGTTGCGCACCGTGCCCGCGACATCGTCGGTGGCGAAGATTTGCGCGCGGCTCAGGTTCAGGCCGTGCAGGATCAGGTCGGACGCGTTGCGATAGAGATGCAGGACCTCCTGTCTCAGCGCAACTTCGAGCGTTTCGGGGAACTGATCGACCGCCCTATTCAGGAAATGCGGGCGGCTGACGTCGGGCTGCGGCTCGACGATGCGACGTTCGAGAAAGGCGATCAGCCGTGACAGCAGCGGCACGATCAGCGCGACGCCAAGCACGTTGAAGATAGTGTGGAACACGGCAAGTTTCAGCGCGAAATCGTCGGGTGCGATGCCGACGCCGGCGCTGATCCAGTCGACCGTCGCGCGCAGCGGCGACAGGAAGATCAGGGCAATCGTGGCGGTCGACAGGTTGAAGACGAGATGCGCCAAGGCCAGACGCTTGCCCTGGTAATTCGCGCCTGCCGCCCCGATGATCGCCGTGATCGTCGTGCCGATATTTGCCCCGATCGCCAGCGCGAGAGCGTTGTCATAGGTGATCTGCCCGGCCGCCAGGGCGGTCAGGATCAGGACCATCGTGGCATGGCTCGATTGCAGCACAACCGTGGCGACGGTGCCGATCAGCGCATAGACAACAAGGCCAAGCAGACCCGACAGGGCCAGACGCGTCAGGTCGATCTGATCCTCGAAGGCGTCGAACCCCAGCTTCATGTGATGGATGCCGAGAAACAGAAACCCAAGCCCCGCCAACGCATAGCCGACGCCGCGCGGCGTCTTGGCCTTTTGGAACACCAGCACGATGCTCAAGGCGATCATGGGCATGGCGTAGGCCGCGATATTGACCTTCAGGCCGACCCCCGCGACCAGCCATGCGCCGGTCGTCGTGCCGATATTGGCACCCAGGATGATGCCGACACCGCCCACAAGCGACATCAAGCCGGCGCTGAGAAACGCGATGGTGATGATCGAGACGAGCGAACTGGATTGCAGAAGGGTCGTGGACAGGATGCCGAAGCCGATCGCACGCGGGGTCGATGCGGTCGCCCGCCCCAGCACACGTTCAAGCGTTCCGCCGCCAAACAGCTTGAACCCGTCCTCCAGCAGCAGCATGCCGAACAGGAAGATCGCCACGCCGGCGGCGATCTCCGTGACGTCGGGGCTGTACCAGAAGGCGCCCAGCATCAGCGCGATCGCGCCAGGAAGAGCGTAACGCGTCATGCCAACCGCCTTGCGCGGGCCGCGTCCAGGCCCGCCGCGCCGGAAAGGCCGGGGCCATGCGCCGTCATCTCGACCGTGTCGTTTGTCAGTACGCGCCCCTCCCCGCATTGGGCCGAAGCCGGGCGGAAATGGCGCAGCCGTTACGCAATGCCCTGCCTGCGCCCCCTTTGGCGCCGTCGCCCGCCGAACGGTTCGGCCATATGGTCGGACGGCGCGTGAAAAATCAAGCCGCGCCCCGCCATGCTGTCTCAGAGAGCGAGGGTCGATTGAGCCGCGATATCAGCGGCAAACCGGACCCGGCCTTCCCCTCGCACTGAGACGGATACGTGGCGCAGGGCATGTCGCGTCGGCACGCCGGCTTGCGCAGTCAGGGTGCATGCGCGCCATCCAGCCGCCAACGGAATTGGCACGGGCCGCGATCAGGCTACGCGCGTGTTTTCGGCGTTTCTTTCGGGGGATCGTGAAATGGCCGGCCGCCTACTGCCGCGGCGTCACATGCGCCGTCAGGCCATCTCTCAAGCCATCGTCACAGGAACGGTGATCGCGGGTGCGACCACGGCCTGCGGGGCCGCACCCGGACCGAAGGGAACACCCACCCGGTCCGAGCGAGACACTATGCGCCGGGGAAGGGATCCGTCCCGCGCCGGGGCTGCCGGGTGGTTAACCCGGCCCGGTCCCCGACGACACAGCCCGCCCCAGCGACAGTCCGCGATCAGCGCGTGCGCAGGATGGTGGGCAAGTTGAACCAGCGCGAAAACGGCAGGTCGCCGCCCGGTGTGACCGACTTGTAGCGCTCCTTGTGCGACAACAACGGTGCCGGCCAGAAGGATTCCGACATGAAGCGATGATCGGTCATCACAGATTTCTCACGCGGCTTGTCCGAGACGAGCGGCATCGGCCAGACGCCCTGCGACATGAACTTGCCGCCCTTCATCACCGCGTTTTCCGGCGGGGTGCGCTTGCTCAACAGCTTGAACCCCCAGCCCGGCGTGATCGGCCCCTTGCGGCGGCTGTCCACATCCGCCCGGCGGGTCAGGAACAGCGGGTGCTCCTTGAGGATGCGCGGCGCGGCTGGCGCGGGTGCGTCCTTGACGACATTTTCCTCGGACAGTTTGCCCATGTCGACCGTGTCCTCGGCCGCCAGCAGTTCGCGGGCGATCGTGGTGGCCGTCAGCGGCCTGTAGCTGGCGCGGACGATCAGAACCGCCGCATCGCCTTCGAGGCGCTCCATGTAGGCCGCGGCGGTCTTGTCCTTGACGCCGGCCTTGGCCATGGTTTCGGCCGGCTCTTTGGTGGCCGTCGAGACCACGATGATGTCATCATGGGGGTACCCCATGCCCTTCATGCGCTCCGCCAGCTTGAACGCCGGCGCTTTGGAGGCGTAAAGCCGTGTGATTACCGTTGTCATGAGACCTCCATCTGGGTGCTTTGTTGCTCGGGAGCAACCGTTTTGGCGCGCGACCTGCGCTGCCGGATGATCATCGGAACCGCGACCATGATCGCCATCACAAGAAAGGCGATCTCGACCATGAAAACAACATTGTAGGGCGTATACGCCTCGAGTCCATCGACCGGGCGCATGCCCACAAGGATATCGCGCACAATCCCCGCCAGGGCGGCACCGATCCCGGCACAGGTCGCCTGCACCGCGCCCCAGGCGCCGAGCGACAGGCCGATCTGGTCCGACGAGGCCGCGCGCATCGTCGCCGTCAGCGTGGCATGGCCGAAGAGGCCCGCGCCCACCCCGGTGGCCAGCGTGCCCGCCAGGAAAAGAGGCGTGCCCATGATGGTGGGCGACAGGATGAAGGCCACGAACCCGGGGATGCCGATCAGCGCCCCGATCGCGCCCAGTTGCGCAGGCCGCCCCCCCGTGGCGAGGGCGCGCGAGGCGTAGCCGAACCCCAGCAGTGTGCCCGTCGCAAGCAAGGCCGTCAGGCGCGTGGTCTCGGCCACCGAAAAGCCGAGCGCCTGCGCGCCATAGGGTTCAAGCAGCACATCCGCCATCCCGAAGCCGAACGTGCCCAGCCCGATCACCACGAGAAGGCGCATCATGTCGGGACGCGCCACCAAAAGGCGCCAGGCCTCGCCGAATGTGGGTGGCACCGACCCGGCCATCCTTTGGGCGCGGGCGCGGTCGCGCGCCTCCTGCTGCCAGATCGCGGCAATGTTCAGGGCGACAGTCACGACGGCGGTGCCCTGGATCACCTGGATCAGGCGACCGGGCGTATAGTCCGACAGCAGCGCGCCATAGACGAGGGCGCTGATCACCATGCCAATCAGCAGCATGACATACATTAGGCCCACGACCTTGGGATGGTCTTCCTCGCGGACAAGGTCCGTCGCCAAGGCAAGGCCGGCGGTTTGCACGGTATGGGCCCCCGCGCCCACCAGCAAGAAGGACAAGGCGGCCGAAGACAGGCCGATCCAACGCGGCGCATCCACTGCCTCGGCATAGCCCGACAGCACGAGCAGCGCGAAGGGCATGATGGCGAAGCCACCGAATTGGTAGAGCGTGCCCTTCCAGATAAAGGGCACGCGGCGCCACCCCAGGGCCGACACATGGGTATCGGATTTGAACCCGATCAATGTGCGAAACGGGGCGAAAACGAGGGGCAGCGCCAGCATGCCTGCCACAAGGGTCGCAGGCACCTCCAACTCGACGATCATGACCCGGTTCAGGGTGCCCACCAGCAACACCAGCGCCATGCCCACCGTGACCTGGAACAGCGACAGGCGCAAAAGTTGCCTCAGCGGGACCTCTTCGGTCGCCACATCGGCGAACGGAAGATAACGCGGCGTGATGCGCGACAGCTTTGTCAGGGCATACTGGCGATAGTTGAACGACATCACACTGCGTCCCGGGAAGGGGGCCACGACCGCCCGGCAAGGCGGTGCGTGGCGATCATCCGGAGGAATTTCCTGTGGCCCCGAGATCAATGGGGGCCACAGGTTCGCACAAAGGCTATTCCACCACGGGCGGCGTCAGGACGTCCGCCGAGGCGAGGATCGCCTGGTCGCCCAGGTCGAGCGTCGTGGCATAGGATGCCGCGGCTTCCTCGGGGGCCACCATGGCCGCTGCGGCGGCTTGGTCACCGCTGCCCAACGGCTGACCCGTCAGGTAGTCGTTGTACCAGCTGGTCTGGCTCACGACGGCGACGTGCACGGCGAACGAGCCCACGGCAACGGCGCCAAGGAACACCGGAATGCCCACGGTCGGTTTAACCACCAACCAGAGTTTTGCATTGTTCATGACGTGTCCTCCTTACCCGAGCCACGGCGTGGCAACTGCGGCCAGCAGGTGCGCCAACAGGGCGATGGCCCCGAACACGCGGGTGCCGTCGATGAGGTAGCTATGCACCTCTTCCGCCTCGCTCAGCGTCAGGCCTGTCGGCCATACTTTGTCTGGATCATCTGACATTCTGATCTCCTCTTCCGTTCAGATGTTCAGAAACAAGCGACGACCCCGGACAACACGTACGCGATCAATCTCTCATTTCCACGGCGGAAACAGGTCTACGCCCCGCCGAGGCAATTATGTCCAGTTAGGTTTACACTTGCAACTGTAAACTTGAGACTACACTTGCATGCAGAAGCGGCCCGGCGCCTGCGCCACAAGCCGGAATTTAAATAGTTTTCAGTGAATTGCGGGATTGGCCGCAAACACCCGGCGCATTCGGCACGTCACATGTTTCCACATGTCGCATGCATCGGTGTGACGATTCGCGGGGCGATTCGGTATGGCCGATCCACGCGCGCCGCAGCGTGCGCGGAGAAAGGCGTATCGCGCAGGCGCCGGCGCCCGGCCAACGGCCATCTGGCGCCGGCACACAGCCCCCCACCCATATCGCCCCATCGAAAGGCCCAACGCACCCGCCCATCCGCGCCTGCGCAGCGGCATGTCCGATGTCATGGGCCTTGACCTTGAGCCAGATACGGGGACGATCAGGGCCGAGTGGACGGATCAGGCATTTCAGGGACGAACCAGATGACTTCGAAAGGTATTCTTTTCTCGGCCGCGCTGGTGGCGATGGCGGGGGGCGCACAGGCCGAAACACGGATCGGCATGATCACCACGCTGTCGGGGGGCGGCGCGGGCCTCGGCATCGATGTGCGCGACGGCTTTCAACTGGCCATCGATCAAGCGGGCCGCGATGACATCACCTTGATCATCGAGGATGACGAGCGCGCGCCGGACGTGGCCGTGCAACTGGCCGACCGCATGATCCAGGCCGAGGATGTGGACATCATGACCGGGATCATCTGGTCGAACCTTGCCATGGCCGTCGTCCCGTCGGTCACCGCGCAGGGCGTGTTCTACCTGTCGCCCAATGCCGGGCCGTCGCAATTGGCCGGGCGCGGCTGCCACGAAAACTACTTCAACGTCGCATGGCAGAACGACAACCTGCACGAGGCCGCCGGCGCCTATGCCAATTCGGCCGGCTACACCAACAGCTTCATCCTGGCCCCGAACTATCCGGCGGGTCAGGACGCGCTGGCGGGCTACAAACGCTTTTTCGAAGGCGAGTTGGCAGGCGAGCTTTACACACAGCTGGGGCAGACGGACTACGCCGCCGAAATCGCGCAGATCCGCGCCTCGGGGGCCGACAGCGTCTTTTTCTTCCTGCCCGGCGGCATGGGTATCTCGTTTTTGCGCCAATACGGTGATAGCGGTCTCGACATCCCGGTGGTCGGCCCGGCCTTTTCCTTCGACCAGGCCATTCTGCAGGCCGTGGGCGCGGATGCCCTGGGCGTCGTGAACACTTCGCAATGGTCGCCCGACCTCGACAACGCGGCCAACACCGCCTTTGTCGCCGCCTTCCAGGACGCCTATGGCCGGATCCCGTCGCTCTATGCCAGTCAGGGCTTCGACACCGCGAACCTGATCCTGTCGGCGCTGGACGTGGCCACCCCGTCCGAGGACCCGGACGCGTTCCGCGACGCGCTGCGGGCCGCCGATTTCGTCTCGACCCGCGGCGATTTCGAATTCGGGCCGAACCAGCACCCGATCCAGGACATCTATGTCCGAGAGGTGGTGCAGGATGGCGAGATCTTCACCAATCGCGTCATCGGCGTGGCCCTGGAAGACCGTGGCGATGCCTATGCCGACCAGTGCCCGATGTAATCAGGCGACAGGCAGACAGAACGAGGTCGGCCGCAGGGCCGGCCTCGTTTTTTGCGAGGGGATGAGATGTCAGCGATCCTGATCGTCGAACAGATCCTGAACGGGCTGCAATTCGGGGTGATGCTGTTTCTGATGGCCGCCGGCCTGACGCTGATTTTCGGCGTGATGGGCCTGATCAACCTGGCCCATGGCTCGCTCTACATGGTGGGGGCCTTCGTCGCCGCGACGGTGGCGGGGCTGACGGGGTCGTTCGTTCTGGCGCTGGCGGCGGCCATGGGCGCGGCGGCGATGGCCGGCGCCCTGATCGAGATCAGCGTCATCCGCCGCCTCTATCACACCGATCACCTCGATCAGGTGCTGGCGACCTTTGCACTGATCCTGATCTTTTCCGAAGGGACACGGTTCATCTTCGGGTCCTTCCCGCTCTACCTCGACACGCCGGCGTATCTGTCCGGCCCGATCACGCTGCCCGGTGGCATCGAGTATCCGGTCTATCGGCTGGCCCTGATCGGGGCCGGGATCCTGGTGGCACTGGCGCTGTGGGGTCTGATTGCCAAGACCCGCATCGGCATCCAGATCCGCGCCGGTGAAAACGACCGCGAAATGATCGCGGCGCTCGGCGTGGATATCCGCACGCTCTATACCATCGTGTTCGCTCTGGGGGCGGCCCTGGCCGGATTGGCCGGCGCGCTTGTGGGCGCGATCCAGTCCGTGCAGGTCGGCATGGGCGAACCCGTTCTCATCCTTGCCTTCGTGGTGATCGTCATCGGCGGCATCGGGTCGATCAAGGGGGCCTTCGTGGGCGCGCTGATCGTCGGATTGACCGATACGCTTGGCGGCATCTTCCTGCCCGAGCTGTTCAAGCTGTTCATGGAACCGTCATCGGCCACCTCGATCGGGGCGTCTCTGTCGTCGATGGCGATCTATCTGCTGATGGCGGCCGTGCTGATCTGGCGGCCCACGGGCCTTTACGGGATGCGCACGGCATGACACGCGAAACGCTCGTCAACATCGTGCTGATCGCCGGGCTGATCGCCGTGCCGCTCTGGGCGCATCTGGCGGGCGAGCCGTTCACGATCACGCTGGCCACCCGCGCGGTGATCTTCGCGCTGGCGGCGGTGGGCCTGAACCTGGCCCTTGGCCTGGGCGGTCTGGTCAGCCTGGGCCATGCCGCGTTTTTCGGGATCGGCGGCTATGCGATGGGCATCCTGGCCTACCATGCGCAGACCTACACGCCCCTCTTGGATGGCCCATTCCTCCTTGAGGGCACCAAGTCCATGCCCATCATCTGGCTGGTCGCCATGGCCGCCTCGGCCGTTGCGGCCCTTGTGATCGGCCTGCTGTCGCTCAGAACGTCGGGGGTCTACTTCATCATGATCACCCTCGCCTTCGGGCAGATGTTCTACTATTTCACGATCTCCTGGAGCGCCTATGGCGGCGAGGATGGCCTGTCGATCTACCTGCGCAACGGGTTTCCGGGCCTGAACACGCTGGACCCGATCCAGTTCTACGGCCTGTGCTTTGCCCTGCTTTGCGCGGCCCTTTGGCTGAGTGCCCGGATCGCACGCTCGCCCTTTGGGCTGATGCTGAACGCGGCGCGACAGGTGCCGCACAGGGTCGAGACGGTCGGCCTTGACGGACAAAGGGCCAAGCTGATCGCCTTTGTCCTGTCCGGCGCGATCACCGGACTGGCCGGCGCGCTCTTTGCCGATCTCAATCGCTTTGTCAGCCCCACGATGTTCAGTTGGCACATGTCGGGCGAGATCATGATCTTCGTCATTCTGGGCGGGGTTGCGCGCCTAATGGGGCCCGTGGCCGGGGCCGTCCTGTTCGTGGCGATGGAGCATGTGCTCGGCGATCTGTCCGACTACTGGCACATCTATCTCGGGGCGCTGCTGCTCGGGATCGTGCTGTTTGCGCGGGGCGGTGTGATCGGCCTTCTGGCGGGAAAGGTGAGATCGCATGACTGACCCCATTCTCGAGGTGCGCGGCCTGACCAAGCGTTTCGGCGCGCTTGTGGTGTCGGACGAGATCGACCTCAGCCTGCACCCCGGCGAGGTCCACGCCGTGATCGGGCCGAACGGGGCCGGCAAGACCACCCTGATCGCGCAGATCTGTGGCGCGCTGCCCCCGGATGGCGGCGCGATCTTTCTCGATGGGCGGGACGTGACCCGCCTGCCGACGCGCGACAGGGCGCGCATGGGCCTTGCGCGGACCTTTCAGATCTCGGCCCTGGCGATGGAGGATACGGTTCTGCAAAACGCCATGCTGGGGGCGCTCGGGGCCTCGGGCAGCGCGTGGCGGCTGTTTCGTCCGGCCCTCGCGGATACGGCATTGAGAGCCACCGCCGAGGCCGCCCTCGACCGCGTGGGATTGCGCGACAAGGCCGCCATGCGCACCGCCGAGCTCAGCCATGGCGAGCGTCGACAACTCGAGGTGGCCGTCGCCCTGACGCTGCGGCCCAAAGCCTTCGTCATGGACGAGCCGATGGCGGGGCTGGGCGCCGAAGGCGGGCAGAACATGACCCGACTGCTGGACGACTTGCGGCACGAGGCGCCGATCCTGCTGGTCGAACACGACATGGACGCGGTCTTTGCCCTGGCCGACCGGATCAGCGTGCTGGTCTATGGCCGCGTCATCGCCTCGGGGCCGCCCGGTGCTATCCGCACGGACCCGGCGGTGCGCGACGCCTATCTGGGGACGGATGCATGACCCTCCTGACGCTGGAAAATGTCACGGCCAGCTACGGGGCCAGCCAGGCCCTGTTCGGCATCGACCTGACCCTGGCCGAGGGCGAGGTCGTCGCCATGATGGGGCGCAACGGCATGGGCAAATCCACCACGGTCAAGGCGATCTGCGGCCTGCTGCCGGCGCGCGGTCGCCTGGTCTTCGATGGCACCGACCTCACCCGCCTGCCCAGCCATCAGATCGCGCGCCTCGGGATCGGGCTGGTGCCCGAGGGGCGGCGCTGTTTCCGCGACCTGACGGTCGAGGAAAACCTCGTCGTCGCCGCGCGGCGCGGCCATTGGGATCTGGCCCGCATCGCCGCCTTGTTCCCACGATTGGCCGAGCGGCGGGGGCAACGCGCCTCGACCCTTTCGGGGGGCGAACAACAGATGCTCGCCATCGGTCGGGCGCTGATGACGAACCCCCGGCTGCTGATTCTGGACGAGGCGACCGAGGGCTTGGCCCCCCTGATCCGCGACGAGATCTGGTCGGCCATTGCACGCCTGCGGCAAGAGACCGGGCTGTCGCTGATCGTGATCGACAAATCGCTCAAGGAACTGCGCCGCGTCGCCGACCAGGCCACCCTGGTTGCCCGGGGTCGGGTGGTCTGGCACGGGCCGATGGCTGCGCTCGACACCGAAACCAGCGAACGCCACGTCGGCGTTTGAGCGCCGGTGCAACATCCGACCGGGCGCCGCACCAACATCGACGTCACGACGCAAATGCCCCAGTATCCGGCAAACGCCCCTGCCCCTGACCGAGGTCACCCCCGTGCCGCAACACGCCGACCCTTTCGCCCACCACCCGGAACTGCGCGACAAGATCACCGATCCCGAGGCGTCCTTCTTCCGGGATTTCTCGGTCGCGCGCATCATGGCGCAGTTTCCCCGGATGGCGGCGCACCGCGACTGGCCCTATTCCGACAGCGCGCGCGAGGGCCTGCGCCGCGCGGCCCTGGACGGGCACGCGGGGGACCTGTGGGTTTTCGGCTACGGGTCGTTGATGTGGGACCCGGCCCTGCGATTTTCGGACCTGCGCCGCGCCCGCGTCGACGGGTTCGCGCGGCGGATGATCCTGGTGGATTGGCGCGGCGGACGCGGCACCGAGGACGCCCCCGGCCTGATGGCTGCGCTGGACCATGGCGAGGCCTGCGAAGGGCTGGCCTTTCGCGTT comes from Roseibacterium elongatum DSM 19469 and encodes:
- a CDS encoding branched-chain amino acid ABC transporter permease: MSAILIVEQILNGLQFGVMLFLMAAGLTLIFGVMGLINLAHGSLYMVGAFVAATVAGLTGSFVLALAAAMGAAAMAGALIEISVIRRLYHTDHLDQVLATFALILIFSEGTRFIFGSFPLYLDTPAYLSGPITLPGGIEYPVYRLALIGAGILVALALWGLIAKTRIGIQIRAGENDREMIAALGVDIRTLYTIVFALGAALAGLAGALVGAIQSVQVGMGEPVLILAFVVIVIGGIGSIKGAFVGALIVGLTDTLGGIFLPELFKLFMEPSSATSIGASLSSMAIYLLMAAVLIWRPTGLYGMRTA
- a CDS encoding ABC transporter ATP-binding protein encodes the protein MTLLTLENVTASYGASQALFGIDLTLAEGEVVAMMGRNGMGKSTTVKAICGLLPARGRLVFDGTDLTRLPSHQIARLGIGLVPEGRRCFRDLTVEENLVVAARRGHWDLARIAALFPRLAERRGQRASTLSGGEQQMLAIGRALMTNPRLLILDEATEGLAPLIRDEIWSAIARLRQETGLSLIVIDKSLKELRRVADQATLVARGRVVWHGPMAALDTETSERHVGV
- a CDS encoding gamma-glutamylcyclotransferase, which produces MPQHADPFAHHPELRDKITDPEASFFRDFSVARIMAQFPRMAAHRDWPYSDSAREGLRRAALDGHAGDLWVFGYGSLMWDPALRFSDLRRARVDGFARRMILVDWRGGRGTEDAPGLMAALDHGEACEGLAFRVPAERVEVETQILFRREIIAPGYIARFVPARLADRTVQALTFLADHAIDDIRGDLTRADQIEMIATGAGFLGSSRDYLANIVDHFDTLGIHDEDCVSLLRDVDARLAAPARTAQTAKDGQ
- a CDS encoding ABC transporter ATP-binding protein, producing the protein MTDPILEVRGLTKRFGALVVSDEIDLSLHPGEVHAVIGPNGAGKTTLIAQICGALPPDGGAIFLDGRDVTRLPTRDRARMGLARTFQISALAMEDTVLQNAMLGALGASGSAWRLFRPALADTALRATAEAALDRVGLRDKAAMRTAELSHGERRQLEVAVALTLRPKAFVMDEPMAGLGAEGGQNMTRLLDDLRHEAPILLVEHDMDAVFALADRISVLVYGRVIASGPPGAIRTDPAVRDAYLGTDA
- a CDS encoding branched-chain amino acid ABC transporter permease; amino-acid sequence: MTRETLVNIVLIAGLIAVPLWAHLAGEPFTITLATRAVIFALAAVGLNLALGLGGLVSLGHAAFFGIGGYAMGILAYHAQTYTPLLDGPFLLEGTKSMPIIWLVAMAASAVAALVIGLLSLRTSGVYFIMITLAFGQMFYYFTISWSAYGGEDGLSIYLRNGFPGLNTLDPIQFYGLCFALLCAALWLSARIARSPFGLMLNAARQVPHRVETVGLDGQRAKLIAFVLSGAITGLAGALFADLNRFVSPTMFSWHMSGEIMIFVILGGVARLMGPVAGAVLFVAMEHVLGDLSDYWHIYLGALLLGIVLFARGGVIGLLAGKVRSHD